Genomic DNA from Candidatus Rhabdochlamydia sp. T3358:
AGATCGGGTACGAATCGGATTTGTGATTGAAGATATTGAAGGAAATATTCTTTTTGCTAATCACGACAGCTGGATAAATCTTTCGGAGACTTTCCCTGGATTCGCCCATGGATTACAAGGAATGCATGTACAAGAAAAGCGAATCCTATTTATTCATCCAACATTAGCTTATGGTGCTTTGACAACTCTGCCTTCTTGTTCTGCTCTTACAATCAAGGTGCAATTATTAGATATTGACTCACAAACTTTAGGAATATTGCCTCTATTGAAACCCCTTGACTTAAGCTGGGTACAGGATTCCTACTTTTATAATAACATTGAAAAGTCACTTATTCAACAACCCTACTTTACTGGCATTTTTTATCGTGAAATGCTGAATAAAATGAAGCAATCAAATTCATTAGTTTTCATTGAAGGCTCTCAAAAAAATGATTTAAAATTAAAATTATTTTTAAAGAAAGATCCTTTGAATGAACCCTTGAAAATTGAATAGACTCGTAATTGGATTTTTTCTATAACCCCTTTTCAGAGAAGAGAGAAATAGAATGAAAAATTATTGTCTTTCTAAATCTTCTAACTGACAGATCTCTTGTAACTGTAGTTTAAATGGACCGGGTGCATGCTCATAGGCTAATAACAAATACTCTCTAGCCTTTTCTAACCGATTTTTCTTCCATAGAAATTGTCCTAGTAATAACTCTATCTCCCAACAATATTGGGGTTCTGCAAAAGCTGCTTTGTGTAGGTATTCAAGTAAAGGTTCTATGGTTTTATCGAAAGATCTGCCTTTGCGATCTCGATCATGAAATTCTATAGAGGCAAGATGTGCATTTGCACCTAATTGATGGGTTTTATCTTTTCGCAGTATCTTTTTTTTAAATTTTAGAACATAGGGATGATCAGATCCTTTTTCTTGTAAAAGTTGAGCATATTTTTCCAAATGAAAAAAACATCCTTTTTCTTTTTTTAACCCTTCTCGTAAAATTTCTTCTTTAAAGTAAGAAGGAGATAAGCGAGATGCTTTTTGATACATTCTTTGCCACTCTTCTTCTTCAAAATCGGCGTCTATAAGGGAACATATAGTTGAAAAATCATCTATTAAAGAGCTTAAAAGCTCTTTTAAGAGGTTATGATCGAGTGGTATAAAGTTCAATCTTGCAAATTCTCTTCCTTTAGGATCCAATAATAAAATTAGAGGGTATTCTTGCACTTGATACTTATCTCTTATTTCTTTTTTTTGTTTCAAAAAAACTTGCCATAAGATCATTTCTTGCGAGAGCTCTTTAATAAATTCAGGTTTTTTAAGAAGTTCTGTTTTCAACTGATCTGACCAACAACAACCCTCTTCGGCAAGAAAAACAGCAAGAATGGGCAGGTTGCGCTCAGAGGAAAGGATTAAAGCTTTATTTTCTTCAAATACCCAATCCCCAAAGACTAAACTAGCAAAAAACAAACATCCAATCTGAAACATAATTACAAAAAAAACAAAATCAATTACTATTAAATCTAAAAGCGACCACTGGTTTTTCTATAAGAAATGTCTGTATTTCCTACTACTATTATTTTGCGGCATCGTAAAGAAAATTTAAAAAAATGCAGTCTGCGTGGTATAGAAACAAGAGAAGATTGTAAGTTTTTTACATATCCTACTCAGAGCTTACCTGATTTGTCTTCCTATGTTCTACTCACCTTAGATGCTCCTTGCCTTTCCTTGAAAGATGCAAGTTACGGTTTGTTTTTAATAGATGCAACTTGGAGATACGCGCAAACCATTTTTCAAAACCTACTACAACCCCATCGTTTTATTTCCCGTAGCCTTCCTTCTCATTTTCAAACCGCTTATCCACGCAAACAAGACGACTGCTTAGATCCTCAAAGAGGATTAGCGTCTATCGAAGCCCTATTTTTAGCTTATTATATATTGGGAAGAGATCCTAAAGGGATCCTTGATTTCTATTATTGGAAAAAATTGTTTATAGAAAAAAACCAAACGTATGGCCTAAGTATTTAACAACCAAGGCAATCTTGACTTTTTAAACCGCTTTGAATTAAAGTGTTTTTCAATGCAAATTTATTTATTTTAGGGATTTAGTGTCTCAACGCATTTATTCTTTTGAAGAACATCAACTTTGTATGAAAAAAGTTGACTCCGATGCGCTGTATGTTATGCAAAAACTTCGTACTGCAGGTTATATAGCCTATCTAGTCGGAGGAAGTGTTCGTGATCTGCTGCTACATAAAAATCCTAAAGATTTTGATATCTGTACATCTGCACAACCAGAAGAAATAAAAAAAATATTCAGAAATTGTATTTTAGTAGGACGGCGTTTTCGCCTTGCTCACATTCGATTTGGAAAAAAAATATTAGAAGTTTCCACTTTCCGCTCCGGAGATAATGAGCTTGATGAATTGATTGTACGTGACAATAAATGGGGAACGGCAAAAGAAGATGCTTTAAGACGTGATTTCACAATTAATGCACTTTTTTATGATTCAGACTCTCAATCCATTATCGATTACATCGGGGGTTTTGAAGATATAAAAAAACAAGTTCTGCGCACTATTGGACAACCTTTTATTCGTTTTCGTCAAGATCCTGTTCGCATGCTAAGAATGCTTAAATTTCAAGCGAGATTTGGTTTTACCATTGATGATCCCTCACATATTGCTTTGCTTGAATGTCGTCAGGAAATTATGAAAAGCTCTCCTGCGCGTATACTAGAAGAGTTGCTGCGCATGTTGGAATCTAAAGCTTCAGAGCCTTTTTTTCGTCTTCTTGCAGAACATGGGTTTATGCATTTATTAATGCCTTCATTAGGAGATTTTTTAGATTCTAAAGATGCAGAAGAGGTCTTCTCTTTTCTAAAAGAAATCGATAGCTACTTTATGGAATCTGATCATATAAATCTATCACGTGCTGTTTTATTAGCTGCTTTGGTATTTCCTATCTTGGAAAAAAAAATCTATACACGTTATGTAAATCGAGATATCATTTTGCATTTGGGACAAATAAATGAAGAAGTGCATGAACTACTTGATGAAATATTTCACCCCTTTATCAATCTTTCTCGTAGGTTACGTACAAGCTTGCAGTCGATTTTGGTTTCGCAATACCGCATTACCCCTTTTGATTCTAAAAAATCAAGGCGTATTCGAATCCCTCAAGATCCAGATTTTATGCAAGCTATGCAATTTTTTGAAATTCGTTGCACATTAGAACCAGCCCTTAAAGTTGTATGGGAACAATGGAACCACGCTCTTACAAATCCTACATCTAATAAACGACGGCGACGTAAAAAGAAAACAAAAACAGATGAAGCCTCAGCAACTTAACCTAGCTTCTGATATTCAACTGGAATATTTGGGACCATCCGTTGATTTAGGCCCTCTACCCGCTGTATTTTATTTTGCTCTATCTGCTAAAGATTCTCTCTCATTAGATCCCTTTAACCAACCAGCTGTCTATCTTTCCCAATTTCCTTTAAGGATTTTTTCGATAACTCTACCTTATCATGAAGAAGGAAAGCCTGCTACAAAAGGACTTACAGAATGGGCAGTAGCTATGCAAAAAGGGGAAAATCTATTAGGAAACTATCTAAAAAAGATCCAAAATGCGATCCGCCTTCTATTAAGTCAAGAACTCATGCTACCAAACAAGATTGCAACAATGGGGCTATCTAGAGGAGCTTTAATTGCTGCACATGTAGCAGCAAACAACGCTGAAATCCCCTATTGGCTAGGATTTGCTCCTCTAACCAAATTATCTTATCTCCAAGGTTTTTCAGATTTAGTTAGTTGGGACCTTATGCATATAGTTGATCTGTTATCTGTTAAAAAAATCCGCTGTTATATTGGGAATAGAGATATTAGAGTAGGAACGCGTAATTGCTTTGATCTGATAGAAGCTCTTGTTGAAACAGCTTACCAAAAAAGATCCCTTTCTCCTCCTATTGAATTACGAATTTTACCTTCGATTGGGCACCATGGTCATGGCACAGCAAAAGAAACATTCCATCATGGGGCGAAATGGATAGCTAAGCAACTTAAGGTCTTTTAATGTCTTGTGATCTTTTTATGTTTTGTGGAGAGCCAAGCGGTGACTTACATGCAGAATCTCTTTTAACTGAACTCAAAATAAAAAAACCTACGCTTAAAATATTTGGTGTTGCCGGACCGCGTATGCGATATCAAGGAGTGAACTCTATTCTTGCCATGGAAGAGTTGCAAGTTATGGGGTTTATTGATGTATTTTGCGCATTTCCTAAACTGCTACGCATATTTTACAAGGTAGTAAATGCTATTTTGGAATTACAACCAAAAATGGTATTCACCATTGATTATCCAGGTTTTAGTTTGCGATTACATCGACACTTAAAAAAAAGGGGCTTTAAAGGACAAATTGTGCATTTTATCTGTCCTTCCGTGTGGGCATGGGGTAAACATCGAGTTGCTTTTATGGAAAAGCATTTAGATCATTTATTCACTATCTTGCCCTTTGAATCGCAAATTTTCCGAAAGCTTCCTACGCAATATGTTGGGCATCCACTTCAATCTCGTATTCAGTCTTACAAATATCAAGACCTTGATTTGCCAAAGGAGAAACAAATCATTGCGCTATTTCCAGGAAGCAGACCTAAAGAGATCGAGCGTAATTTACCTATTTATCTTGATGCCTGTAGACACTTATGCGTAAATAATCCTAATTTACATATTGCTCTTTCTGTAGCACAGCCTAAATTCCATTCTCAAATCCTCTTAGTTCTACAAAAAAAAAATTGGGATTGTCCGATTACTTTTGTTCCCTCTTCTCATAGCTATGAACTCATGCAAAAAACCTATATTGCAATTGCTAAATCAGGAACGGTAACCCTTGAATTAGCTCTTCATCTTGTCCCTACGGTGGTTACCTACGGGCTATCCAAACTCGATTTGATGATAGCAAGAGACCTATTGCGCATCCGACTACCGTTTTATTGCTTAGTGAATATCCTTGCAAATGAAGAACTGTTTCCCGAGCTCATCGGCCCTTATTTTACTAATGCTTCTCTTTTATCCCATGTGTATCACTTAACAGAAAATCATACAAATTATCAAAAAAAATGTAAGCATATATTAACTTTACTTGGCAGAGCAAATACAGCAAAAGAAGTGAGTAAACAGATTTGTCTCATGTTAAATAAGTAATTAAAATCTTATTTTATCTAGAAAAAAATACAGGTTTTTACTAAATTTGGTCTAATTTATGAAAGAATTACATATTTACATCGACCGTCTAAAGTCGGGTCAAACAGAAAAGATTTCTGAAAGCATTTCATCTGATTTTTTAGAAATCGATGAACAGGATCTCTTTTTTGATAAAATCTTCCAGATAGAAGCTGAAGCCTATTTGGCTAATGATCATTTAATTATACAGTTTACACTAAATATTAGTGCTTTTATCCCTTGTTCTGTTTGCAATGCAATGACAGAAAATATTTTAAATTTGGACAATACTTGCTTTTCGATAGCTTTATCTGAGATTAAAGGTGCTGTTTTTGACTTTACCGATGAAATACGCTCTACCATTCTCAATCTAGTGCCCTCTTTTTCTGAGTGCAACCAAGGTAATTGTCCAGATAGATCTGTATTAAAAAAATATTTAAAGCCCCCTGTGAAAGATGGACCTAACAAAACAAAAGACGTCTATTTTCCTTTTGCGGGAGACAATTTTTTCATTGAACTTTAAGTAAAATCTTAAATTAGTTATAAATAATCCAAATGATTTTTTAAGGAGTATTCAACCATGGCTGTACCTCGTAATCGCACCTCTAATGCTCGAAAGAATTCCCGCCGTGCTCACCACGCTAAAAAACCAAAAAATGTAAATAGCTGTACGAATTGTGCTCAAAGCTGCTTGTCTCATCGTATTTGCTCTCATTGTGGATTTTATGCAGGACGTTTGGTAGTCAGTGAGAGGAAAGATTAAGCCGTCCCTATCCATTGGCATTGACTTAATGGGAAGCGATGCCCCTGCAAGAGAACTGCTTGAAACCATTCTCTTGCACTATAGCTCATTTGACGATCCCATTTATTTGACTCTATTTGGCACTTCAGAAGTGTTTGAGGGTATTTCTTCCCCTTCCGCTTCCATTTCTTTCTTTCCTGCACAAGAAGCCATTCTCATGCACGAGCTGCCCTTAATTGCCATTAAACGCAAACCTAATTCCTCTTTATGTGTGGGGATTCGCATGTTAAAAGAAGGGCATTTGCATGCCTTTATTTCAGCAGGAAATACAGGTGCTTTAATGAGCTGTGCAAAGATACATCTATCCTCGCTATCTGGCTTAAAAAGGCCCGCCTTATTAACCCTGTTCCCTGGGCATCAATCGGAAATTGCTTTGCTCGATGTAGGAGCTAGTATTTCTTACAAAGCAACCCATCTTGTGCATTTTGCAGCTATGGGAATTGCCTATCAAAAAAGTCGAGGTATCTCTTGTCCTAAATTGGCACTTTTAAACATTGGATCAGAAGCAAAAAAAGGCACTCCTGAGCTAAGAGACGCCTATCAAACGCTACAGCGTTTATCTGATGAAAATGATTTTATATTTATAGGAAACGTTGAAGCTAGAAACGTATTTCAAACAGAATTGGATGTATTAATCACTGATGGGTTTACCGGTAATATATTTTTAAAAACCTCTGAAGGAATCGCTTTTAATATTCTAAAAATGATTGGTGATATTGACAAAGAAACTCATTCTTTGTCATTACAAAGAGCCCTTCATGAATTACGTCAAAAGCTCGATTATTCTAAATATCCCGGAGCTCTTCTTGCAGGAATTGACAAAATTGTGATTAAGTGTCATGGAGAAGGCTCTTCTTCGAGTATCCTAAGCAGTATTAATAATGCTTGTCAGTTAATTAAATATAATTTTATTGACAAGGTTAAAGAACAGTTGCAATCATTGCTTTTTTCTGGAAAAAGAACATAAAATCTTATAGGATTACTTCTTTTAAGTCATATACTCACTAAAATCTGTTCGCTTAAAGGACCCGATGCAAGAAATTTTATTAAATATCGAGTCAAAAGAAGTTCGCTATGCTGTGCTTAAACACGGAACTCTTTATGATTTGATTGTAGAAAGAAAAAAAAATCGACAAATAGCCGGTAATATTTACCGCGGACGTGTAACAAATATTTTACACAATATCCAATCTGCTTTCATTGATATTAATGAAGGAGAAAATGGATTTATCCATATTTCTGATATTTTGGAAAACACGCAAAAGTTTCAAGAAATATTTGATATGGATTTTGAATGGAATCATCAGGTCTCCTCAAAGCAGACAAAGCAACGCAAAGAGACTGATATTTCTAAACTCTTAAAGCCAGAGCAATCTGTACTTGTACAGGTAGTAAAAGAGCCCATCGGCACTAAAGGAGCGCGGTTAACCTCTAATATATCTATTCCGGGTAGATATCTTGTTTTGTTGCCTAATACCCCTCATCGAGGAGTATCGCGTAAGATAGAAGATCCTGCCTCTAGAGATCGCTTGAAAAAACTCATCCGTGCTTTTGAAATGCCTCAAGACATGGGTCTTATTTGTCGAACAGCAAGCATGAATGCTTCTGCTGAAATGCTTATTAATGAAGCAAGCGAGCTTCTTAAAACATGGCAACACATCATCGATCAATTTCATAAAGCCAATAAACCTACATGCCTATATGAAGAATCCGATCTAATTAAGCGCGCTATTTTAAGTGCAATTGATAAGAAGTTTGAGCGCTTATTGGTTGACGATCACTCTGTTTATCAAAGATGTAAACGCATGTATACAAAATATGCATCAGAGCACCATTTAAAAATTGAGTTATACAGAGATAAAGTGCCCATGTTTGAAAGATTTGGCGCAGAAAGAGAAATTGAAAGAGCTCTACGGCGTAAAATTTGGCTTCCAAGCGGAGGTTATTTGTTCTTTGATCGAACAGAGGCAATGTTTACAATTGATGTAAACTCAGGACGCTCTCAAAGCTCAACATCTGATGTAGAAGAAGCATTGGTACATATTAATATGGAAGCTGCAGAAGAAATTGCTCGCCAACTTCGTTTGCGCAATATCGGAGGCTTAATCATTTGTGATTTTATCGATATGCGCTCCCGCAAAAATCAACGCCGCGTCTTAGAACGCTTAAAAGAAGCAATGAAAGATGATTCTGCCAAATGTACTATTTCAGGTATGAGCGAATTTGGTTTGGTTGAAATGACCAGGCAGCGCAGCCGAGAATCTCTAACTCAAACCATGTTTATAAGCTGTCCTTATTGTCATGGAAGCGGAATGATAAAAAATCATGAAAGCGTCTCCATTGAAATTAAACGGGCTCTTAAAAAGCTGATTTGCCAACAACAACACTTTGGCCTCAAATTAGTGACTCATCCAGAACTAGAAGCCTATTTGAGTCAACACGACAAAAAAAATCTGACTAAACTAGTAGAAGGCTGGCATGCGCAACTCTCTTTTGAGAGTAATGACAACCTACACTTAAATGAATTTCAATTTTATTCAACAATCAATGGAAAAAAACTCGAAATCTAGTTCATTTTTAGAGCAGCTGCAGCTTGCTATTAACCAGAATCTCATTCCTAAGAAATCCGCTACAATTTTGCACGGATTTTATTTAGAATATAAAGCGGCAGCTCTACAGACCAGAGAAAAAACAGAACAGATTTTTCTTACCTTTCTAGAACTTGTTATTCTACAATGCTCTTCTCCCTTTGTTTTTTCTCATTACCATCAAAGATTGCGTAAAGATTTTGATTATCACAAATTTGCTCTTGATTTTGTAAGACCTCTTATCGACATCCCTTCTTCCTCTTTAAAAGGAGAGCCCTACTTAGAGGAAATGAATTCTCACCTAAAGAACGAAGGCAATGTTGTTCTTTTTGCTAATCATCAATCTGAAGGAGATCCTCAGATGATTAACATTTTATTAGAGAAAAAATTTCCGAAAATTGCAGAAGAGCTCATTTTTGTTGCTGGAGATCGTGTAATTAGCGACCCATTAGCGGTTCCTCTAAGCCTAGGCTGTAATTTATTGTGTATCTATTCAAAGCGCTATATTGACAATCCTCCCGAACTGAAAATGAAAAAGCAACTGCACAATAAAAAAACTATGGATACCATGAGTAGCCTCCTAAAAAAAGGAGGTAATATTATCTACGTAGCTCCTAGTGGTGGTCGAGATAGAAGCAATAATGAAGGAGTTATTGAAGTAGCAGATTTTGACCCTCCTAGCATTGAAATGTTTTATTTAATAGCTAAACGCTCTTTACGCCCTACGCATTTTTACCCTCTAGCTTTAAAAACCTACGCTATCCTGCCCCCTCCTAAAGCTATCCAAGTAGAACTAGGAGAATCACGAACGGTGGGCTATGGTCCCATCCAAATAGCGTTTGGTCCTGAGATTGACATGGAAAGTTACGCTTTAAAAAAGCCATTAGATAAACATGCACGCCGTAAAGAACGTGCAGAATTCATCTGCAATTTAGTGCGTAAGATGTACAATGACTTTTTCTAAGATTTAGACAAATCTGCAAATGCTTTTCCTTGAAATTGCATATCTATGGCCATGATGAGATCGTTTTTCTGAACTGGATTTTGCTCTGAAGAGCCTAAAGGAACAATTTCCAAACAAAATGGAAGCAATTGTTCTCCTGGTCTTAATTCTCTATCGGGCAAGTCTTCATTTCCAAAAAAAACATTCAAATCTACCGATTCCTCATAATTAGGCCTATTAGATCCAATACTAAGTGAATTAATAATAAAAATACCTATCATTGTAACTTTTGAAGCCACAAAAGGATTTATTTGGGGTAGAGCAGAAAAAGCTTCATCGCTCTTTAATACAACATCAAAAGCTTTTTTCTTAAATCCTCGTACTATACCAGAAGAGTTCCATACTACATAGGCAAGCTCCTCTCCTAATTCTATTTGAGGAAAAAATCTTCCCCGATCTTCATGGTTTAAAGGAATAGGACAAGAAAAAACATGCCTTGACATTTCATCTTTAAGATTTTGAGTTAACTTTGGGAAATTTCTTTTAAGAAGGTGCAGAATACTAACAAAGTCCTCCCTATGCAATGCATCTGGAAGAGTTGCTGTTATATCAATACTATCTGTAATATTTTTCATGAAGATAGGTAAATTTTCATTTAATCCTGGCATCCTGATTCGAATATTTATCATCTCTTTAATGGATGAGGAAAGTCGAAAATCTTCTCTAATAACAACCTCTGGTTCTTGTTGATAAGGGAATCTAGTTTGTAAATCTCGAAAATTCTTTTTAACTATTTCACCTATTTGTGGAACTTCTTGAACAACAACAGCATATCTATTAGCAGTCTCTAACTCTTGATTGCCTTCCTCAAAAGAGAAAGTTTCTCTAAGAATATTTGCTTCTTGAAATTGTAGAGACTGGGATTCTCTGTAAAGATTTGACTCCCTAACTCTTGGTACTACTTGTAGTCTTCCATCAGAATAGTTAGAGTAATTTGATATTTCATCCATATTAATGCCATTTTTTTATAAAAAATATGATTTAAGTATACGGAAGTTTATTGTTTAATAACAATCACATAAATTTGTTAATAATAGTAAATTAATTTATTACCTTGAAAGTGTCTATAGGATTAAAATTGAAAGTAAAGAGTTGTATTTTATAAACATGCACACTCATTAAAGAATGTGCATTAAATATGATTTGTAAGATGTATGAAGGCCTTTATCTAAAATCTAAACTGCGCCAATATTTTTTCCTGAAATAGAGTTTCTATTGCCATTACAAGATCATCTTTTTGAACTGGGTTTTGTTTTGAAGAAAATTGAGGAACAATTTCTAAGCAAAATGGGATCAGTCTCTCTTCATGATTTTTGAATCTGTCCGACAAATCTTGTTTAGCGCTAGAAACACTAGCTCCTTGAACTCCAAGCATCCCAAAAGTAGTATGGTTACTTCTTGATGAAAGGCCTCTCTCATTTAGATCATCACGGCAAAGATCTCTGAATCCAGAAACACTATCACAAGCAACTCTACTAGGTAATTCAGGGCCATCACTAGAAATTCTACCTCCACCAAGCCACCATGATTGCGTAGACGTTGGTAGTTTAATAACAAGGATACCTATTACCATAATCTTTGAAGTCATAAAATGAGCAGACACTCCAGCTCCTTTTTCTATTCCTTCTAAATTGGCTTGAGATAGAGCAACTCCACAAAAAGCCTCTTTATTTTCAAGTAAAATATCACATGTTTTTTCTTTAAACCCTTTTGCTAAATGAAAACCGGAAGAGTCCCAAGCTATATAGGCAATCTGTCCTTCTGATTCTATTTGGGGAAAGAAATTTCCCTTACCTTCATGATTTAAAGGAATTGGAGAGGAAAAAATAAATCTCGGTATTTTTGTTTCTTTATTAAAAAATGATGATGAAGTTAGCCTTGGAAAGTTTGCTTTAAGAAGATCCAGAATACTAGTACACCCTAACCCTTGCAATGTGGCTGGAAGAGATGCTGATAAATCAATGGTATCCTTTATATCTTCCATAAAAAAAATAGGTAAATTTCCTCCACTATTTCTGCTTACTTCTGGGGCTCTGACACAAAGCTTTAGCTCTTGGTTATCTACTTTAAAACTAATCTGTCTACTTAGAGACGATAGTTTTTCTTGTAAGTCTTGAAAGTTTTTTTCAACTACTGATGAGCTTTGAGAACGTGCAGCTTCAGAGATAGTAGCATTAGCTATGTTACGAGTAAGAGCTGACATTTGGTCTGCTGGCATTTGGTTTATAGAATTACTTGAACCCTTTGAAGGAAATCTTTGATGTCTTGCTGTATTATTTAAGTTATTTAGGGGCATAATAGACCCTCCTTTTAATCTTAGATTTTAATGAAGCAGATCAATAGTAGTAGATTCTTTAAATTAATGACAATCTTATTGCAAAGATAAAAATTTAAAAAGAATAAGCAGCGCCCTTTTTTCTTGACGTTTCCTCGACAAAAAAAGGATTTTAAATCAGAATGCAGAGCATAACGTTTTTAAGATAAGGGTTTGATCATGAAGTATTTTTTGTCTTTAATTTGCTTGAGTGCTTCTTTATGCGCAGTAGATCCATCTGCTCTCTCCTATACGATTATTCAGGATCAATGCAGAGTCCCTATTCTTACTCCGTCTCTTGCTGAAAGAGAAACAGAAAAAATCATTCTAGAAAATGGATTGAAAATTCTTCTTATTTCTGACAAAGACACTCCTCAATCTAGCGCGGGTGTTTGTGTAGGAGCTGGCTCTTGGAAGGATGATCATCCTGGAATAGCTCATTTTTTAGAACATATGTTATTTATGGGCACAGAAGCTTATCCAGATGAATCTGAGTATATGCAATTTATTAAAGACCATGGAGGCAAGGTAAATGCCTATACGGCTCCAGATCGAACGGTTTACATGTTTTCCATTCATAACGATGCTTACGCACAAGCCATTGATCGTCTTTCTCATTTTTTTATCGATCCTTTATTCTCTACCAGTTGTATACAAAGAGAACTTAATGCCGTTGACAATGAGCATGCTAAGAATATAGAGCACGACGGATGGCGTCAGTATATGATTTTAAAAGAGACAGGAAATCCAGATCATCCAAATTGCAAATTCTCTACTGGCAACAAGGATACTCTTTGTGAAATTCCTCAATCTGATTTGAAAAATTGGTACTCAAGCCATTACAATGCAAACTGTATGCATTTAGTCATGATCTCTTCTCTAAGCATTGCTGAAATGAGAGATTTAGCAGTTACCAAATTTTCGCCTGTTACTAATGCTCCCTATCAGAAAAAAAATCCTCAGAGTTCTTTATTGTCAGGTCAACAAAAAGGAAGCATGATTTTTATCAAACCGGTTAAAGATCTAAAAACTCTTTCTTTATGCTGGGAGGTCCCAAAAGAATTCGCTGCTAATCTAGAAGAAAAAGCCCCCGAATTTATCGCTTATATTCTCAATAAAGAGGTAAAGGGAAGCTTATTTGCTAAATTAAAGAAAGGAAACATCGCGGAAAATTTCCATGTTTGTTGTGATCGCTTTAGTAAAGATAGCCTCCTTTTTTGTATCGATATCTGTTTAACCGATTCTGGTCTTCTACAAATTGATAGTACTATATCCTATGTATTTGCAGCACTTGAGCGCTTGAGGACAGAAAAATTACCCGACTATCTATTTCAAGAGTTTAAAGCCATGGCAACTATAGATTACCAATATCAATCTAGAAAAGATGCCTTTGAAATGGCTTCAGAAACAGCTTCTGATATGCTTTATGAGGACCTTAGCTCTTATCCGATTAAAACGAAGATCCCGACCGTATTTTCCCCTCAAAGAATTCATAGCTTTTTAAATACACTAAAACCCGCTGAATGCGTCTATTTTGTCATTGCAGAGCCAAGTAAGGTAGGGGTTGTTACCGATCGAGAGGAAAAATGGATGAAAGCAAAATACGCAATAATTCCGATCGATCAAAAGC
This window encodes:
- the pcnB gene encoding polynucleotide adenylyltransferase PcnB, which produces MYSFEEHQLCMKKVDSDALYVMQKLRTAGYIAYLVGGSVRDLLLHKNPKDFDICTSAQPEEIKKIFRNCILVGRRFRLAHIRFGKKILEVSTFRSGDNELDELIVRDNKWGTAKEDALRRDFTINALFYDSDSQSIIDYIGGFEDIKKQVLRTIGQPFIRFRQDPVRMLRMLKFQARFGFTIDDPSHIALLECRQEIMKSSPARILEELLRMLESKASEPFFRLLAEHGFMHLLMPSLGDFLDSKDAEEVFSFLKEIDSYFMESDHINLSRAVLLAALVFPILEKKIYTRYVNRDIILHLGQINEEVHELLDEIFHPFINLSRRLRTSLQSILVSQYRITPFDSKKSRRIRIPQDPDFMQAMQFFEIRCTLEPALKVVWEQWNHALTNPTSNKRRRRKKKTKTDEASAT
- the lpxB gene encoding lipid-A-disaccharide synthase, coding for MSCDLFMFCGEPSGDLHAESLLTELKIKKPTLKIFGVAGPRMRYQGVNSILAMEELQVMGFIDVFCAFPKLLRIFYKVVNAILELQPKMVFTIDYPGFSLRLHRHLKKRGFKGQIVHFICPSVWAWGKHRVAFMEKHLDHLFTILPFESQIFRKLPTQYVGHPLQSRIQSYKYQDLDLPKEKQIIALFPGSRPKEIERNLPIYLDACRHLCVNNPNLHIALSVAQPKFHSQILLVLQKKNWDCPITFVPSSHSYELMQKTYIAIAKSGTVTLELALHLVPTVVTYGLSKLDLMIARDLLRIRLPFYCLVNILANEELFPELIGPYFTNASLLSHVYHLTENHTNYQKKCKHILTLLGRANTAKEVSKQICLMLNK
- the rpmF gene encoding 50S ribosomal protein L32; its protein translation is MAVPRNRTSNARKNSRRAHHAKKPKNVNSCTNCAQSCLSHRICSHCGFYAGRLVVSERKD
- the plsX gene encoding phosphate acyltransferase PlsX — encoded protein: MRGKIKPSLSIGIDLMGSDAPARELLETILLHYSSFDDPIYLTLFGTSEVFEGISSPSASISFFPAQEAILMHELPLIAIKRKPNSSLCVGIRMLKEGHLHAFISAGNTGALMSCAKIHLSSLSGLKRPALLTLFPGHQSEIALLDVGASISYKATHLVHFAAMGIAYQKSRGISCPKLALLNIGSEAKKGTPELRDAYQTLQRLSDENDFIFIGNVEARNVFQTELDVLITDGFTGNIFLKTSEGIAFNILKMIGDIDKETHSLSLQRALHELRQKLDYSKYPGALLAGIDKIVIKCHGEGSSSSILSSINNACQLIKYNFIDKVKEQLQSLLFSGKRT
- a CDS encoding Rne/Rng family ribonuclease, translating into MQEILLNIESKEVRYAVLKHGTLYDLIVERKKNRQIAGNIYRGRVTNILHNIQSAFIDINEGENGFIHISDILENTQKFQEIFDMDFEWNHQVSSKQTKQRKETDISKLLKPEQSVLVQVVKEPIGTKGARLTSNISIPGRYLVLLPNTPHRGVSRKIEDPASRDRLKKLIRAFEMPQDMGLICRTASMNASAEMLINEASELLKTWQHIIDQFHKANKPTCLYEESDLIKRAILSAIDKKFERLLVDDHSVYQRCKRMYTKYASEHHLKIELYRDKVPMFERFGAEREIERALRRKIWLPSGGYLFFDRTEAMFTIDVNSGRSQSSTSDVEEALVHINMEAAEEIARQLRLRNIGGLIICDFIDMRSRKNQRRVLERLKEAMKDDSAKCTISGMSEFGLVEMTRQRSRESLTQTMFISCPYCHGSGMIKNHESVSIEIKRALKKLICQQQHFGLKLVTHPELEAYLSQHDKKNLTKLVEGWHAQLSFESNDNLHLNEFQFYSTINGKKLEI
- a CDS encoding 1-acyl-sn-glycerol-3-phosphate acyltransferase, which gives rise to MEKNSKSSSFLEQLQLAINQNLIPKKSATILHGFYLEYKAAALQTREKTEQIFLTFLELVILQCSSPFVFSHYHQRLRKDFDYHKFALDFVRPLIDIPSSSLKGEPYLEEMNSHLKNEGNVVLFANHQSEGDPQMINILLEKKFPKIAEELIFVAGDRVISDPLAVPLSLGCNLLCIYSKRYIDNPPELKMKKQLHNKKTMDTMSSLLKKGGNIIYVAPSGGRDRSNNEGVIEVADFDPPSIEMFYLIAKRSLRPTHFYPLALKTYAILPPPKAIQVELGESRTVGYGPIQIAFGPEIDMESYALKKPLDKHARRKERAEFICNLVRKMYNDFF